Part of the Arvicanthis niloticus isolate mArvNil1 chromosome 2, mArvNil1.pat.X, whole genome shotgun sequence genome, TTGTCATCAACAAAGGCAGGCAAGCGTGGTGACAATGGCCACAGCAGGACCTTCCAAATAAACCTCCCATTACTTAAGTCAAGGTGGCCAGAGACAGGAAGCAATAgtgagaagagagggggaagagccAAGCTGGTTTACTGCATGTCAGTCCAAAGCACTGGTCCCCCAGTCCCTGCTTTACTTTCACATCAGCAGGAGGCTTGAGCCCCAGGACACATGGGATATGGAACAGAGATGGGACTTTGACTATTGTAAACAGGCGATAGAACTAGGGCCTTCTCTCCAAAGTTAAGGCAGGCGACACTCCCAGAAATGGGGCATCCCAGCTGAAAGAGGAAATGTGAATTGTAAATTTGGTCTTGGGGCACtcatgtgtgcttttgtgtgcacttgtgtgagcGAGGGATCCACTGAGTACAACGGCTCAGTTATTACACAGCATCAGGTGGCTTGGTACCAGGGCACGGCTGGTGGAGGAAGATGAGGCCAAGGAGACAAATCAGAAGGAGACTGCCTGACCAGGATGGATCTCCTCTTGCAGTTTGGAAATCTACTTATTCTGGAAAAGCTCTCAATATTTGGAAGGTCCCAAGTGGAtcaggagagatgggagagagtgGGACCTATGTAGATCATCAGATGCAGGAATCCAGGCTAGGCCCACCCCCACCTTATTTGCCCATCCCATGTGAAGGAACAGGTACTAACTGGCCCACCATAGATGGgaatatatatccacatatacaaTGTATGCAATTTTCCATTCACCCTGCCCCATCTAAACAGCCCACTTTGCTCCTGAGTATGGGAAAACAGTATTTGCACAGTGTGGCAGCTGTTCATATGAAGCAGAAAACACAGTTTGGGTAAAGCGATGTGCACAGTCATCAGGACGCTTCATCTTGGTACAAATTTCATGAGTCTTAGTAGGGAAGCCTGGTGACCTctgaggagggctggagaggcTACAATGCAGAGAAGAACCACGAGACCATGGGCTCAGTGACATAGGCCGACAACCATAGACCCTGTTTATTCTTGACATCACTGAGCTGGGCCACTCTGTGGAAGTGTGAGCAACTGTAGTTCTGCATCAGTACAAGGACAGCTGGTTCCTCAGCCCACAGGTCTCTGTGGTCAATCTCcaacccttcccccagcctgccgCCTGTCCAGAGCCAGCTGGAGGGCACGCCTGATAGTCTCCATGTTGTTCAAGACGTTGTATCGACTCAGGGTCACCAGGCGATCAAACTCCTTGGGCTTGTAGGTGAAGTCCATCATTCCATAGGCAGTATCTGGCCCGTTGATGATAAAATCCCCAAAGGCCTTCTCCTCAGCTGTTTGTCGTTCCACACCTGGGGGTGGGAAAAGCAAGACTAGGCTGGCGTACTCTGTGAAACTGACTGGGATAGCCCTGAACACTTCCCTGCACAGGAGATCTGGCTTGCTCCCTGAGAGAAGCCATCTTAACTCTCAGGCCCCATTAGGGAAGACATGGCTCATTGTGGACACAAAGGTCCAGGCAGTAGAGGGCAGCAGTGGTTAGTCCAGGCCTCCAGAAGCAACGCTCTCAGACTAGCATCCCATCCTCCCCTGGAGGCTAGAGCAGGCTTGTGACTTCTTTCCCTTACCTGGGGCCAGATGTGTGCGAAACGTCCTGTTGACAAGGGGAAAATGTAGCACAATGGGCGAGCAGGGGTCCTCCGCCTCAACGAACAGATAGCATTCACGGGGGTCCTCAGAGTCCTTGGGGTCTACCTCAATCCTTGGGAAAGGGATCCCTCGGTCCCGGCAGTACTTCTCTGTCACCTGCAGAACCTGGACAGAGAGGTAAGCTAAGCTTCTGGCCCCCAACTGGACTCTCACACACTCAGGCTAGCTCTGTATAGCTGAGTGATTTTCTGAGACACCTTTCTATTTGCCAAATAAAGGTGGTATGGTGGGGTGAATAAAATTGGCCTCCATAGGtacatagggagtggcactattaggaggtgtggccttggagtgggtgtggcctcgttggagtgggtgtggcctcgttggagtgggtgtggccttgttggaggaagtgtatctcattctcttcctgcttGCTGCCcgcatgtagaactctcagctgtctctccagcaccattGTCTGCCTACAGGccactatgcttcctgccatgagggTAATGGACTAAAGCTCTAAAACCATAGGCAAGTCCTAGTTAGATGTTTTTCTTTAGAAGAGTCTCCGTggccacagtgtctcttcacggcaatagaaaccctaactaagaccgtTGGAAATAAGTGTCTAGTGAGAGTGTAGTGAATTAACAGTAATTAGCAAAAGCCAACCATCATGCTTGTCTTTCATTCCTGCCCTTAATATGGTCATTCCTTCTCCAATGCTTCCTCTGTTCCCTGTTAAGGGGCTTGGTTACAAGGGCAGTGTTGGAGGGGGTTTTAATCTGTTCTCCAGTCCTAGGCAATCACTGGACAAGGGGGATGAAGAGGAAGTCAGAGAGACCACCAGACCCACATTTGATTGGTGGTGTCCATCCACTGCCTACAGATTTTGAAGCACTACTTGCAGGTGTCTCCCTAAGAGGACTTTCATGGCTGGTGTTACCATAGTAACCAAGGACAGCAACCCCAGGCCCACCGTGGAGCAAGGAATTCTACCATAATTGGGCAGGTTCTAGGACAGAGTCTAGAAGACACCTGAGACCCTCTTTACACACTCTTATATAATCTCAGAATTCTCCAGCTGGGAGATCTGGACTGTcaacaatgttttaaaagcaCCCAGCCACCAGCGGTAACACCCAAACCCAGCCGGGTCTCTCAGCAGAgatttcttctcctcccctctacTTCTTTAGGAGACCCCCACCTCCCTCCTCACCTCAAAAGGGGCATCCAAGGAATAGTCAAAGGACACGATGAGGTCCACGGCCCGCTGCGGCCGCAGGATCAGTGGAAATGGTGAATTGATGGCAAAGCCTCCATCTACTAGGGACAGGAAGTCCTTCATGGGTGTTAGCTGGTTGGGACAGGCATCAGGGTGTCCGTCTGTAAGGAGCACAGGAATAAGCACAGTTGTTCTTGCTGGTGACCCTCTTCTCTTTGCATCGACAGTCACAGTCTCAAGAATTTTCCTGCCTCTCCACAGCCATGGAGTCCTTCACCTTTGCCCTCCTACCCTGTCTTTCAACTTTCAGCAGTCAGAAAAGTCTTCCCCTGATGGGCAGCAGCAGACCTTGACTTCACCTCCTCCAATACCCAAATAAAAGACAATGCTGGCCCCAGTGAACCAGATGTGTATATAAGAAAGATCTATTTATAACTCCCCCAGGACGGATGGTTtaaaggttaagagcattgactgctcttccagaggacccgggttcaaatcctagcaccaacatggcagctcacaactaactCACACTCATGTGAATGCCATGCATCTTCAGAGACCACAAAGTCCTTGCTAGCTGCGTAGTCCTTGTACAGGCAGAGACCTTGGGTAAAGTTAAAGGTCTGTGCACAAGTAAAGCGGGAGGTGAATATGTCCAACACAGCCTGAGAGAAGGAACTCTTTGGGGTGAAGAGCCTGGTAGGCAGCCGTGTGGGGTCCTGCTTCTGTAGCTTTGGCCAGTCATCTAGATGGGAGGCAATGAGATACAGTGAGAAGAACCATTCTTTGTCCATCTCTCTCATTCATCCCTCTGCCAGGGCCCTGGAAAATTGCTGGCAAGTGGTGGTGGCCTCTGCTCTCACCTGTGACACTGACAGTGTCCCTGTGCCAGTCCAGAAAGTCCAGGCTTGAGCCTCCCATCTTCAGGAAGATCTCATACAGGCTGGCTGCAAAAGCACTTCCCCACATAcctacagagacaggcagggtcCCAGATCAGAGCCTGGATCCAGCCCTGCCCCTCTCCGAGCTTCCAAATCTAGACTCACCCTGCAGGTAACAGATGCGGGGTTCTGGCCAGGGCTGCAGCAGCCGACCCATGAAGAACTCAGAGCCAAAGAGTTCCGTGGGAACATAAGCCCCGTACTTGGGGAAACCAACCTCATAGGGGGTGAACTCGCACCACTCTGGGGAGAACAAAGTAACCAGGGGCCTGATGGCTGGGCAGGAATCTTGCCTTCCCAAAACCAGCAATTCCACCACTCACCAAGGTCCCTGCTTGTGAGCACCTAATAGCCCAATCCCCTCCACCCTCCTACTACcaccttcctgtctcctccctttGTCTCCACATCCAGGCACCTGCAAAGTCTTCCCCACTGATgttttggtggacattgatgcTGGCATAGATGGGATATGGGTTCTGACCCTGGCTGACCATTTCTTGCTGGTCTGACAGCTTGGCGGGGTTTTCCTGGGCAGGAGAGAAAGTCGACAGCTTGGCTTTGGGGGAATACCTGTTCTCTGTCCTACACTCTGAGGGGTGTGGTGCACCCACAAGAGGCATTTCATGTTCTCAAGAACAGACTATAGCTTTAGGCTGCAGCAGAGCTAAGACTTCTATGGGCTTTTTATAATCCCAGTGCCTCTGGGACCACCCTCCACATCCTTTGGGATTCCAGAAAGCATATTAGAATAGAGAGAGCTAGACCAGCAGATTTAGGGAATCATTGAAAAGTTAGGCtaatttcctcttttctttttttttttttagatttattttatatatgtgagtattttgtcgctttcttcaaacacaccagaagagggcatcaagatcctattacagatggttgtgagttaccatgtgattcctgggaattgaactcaggacctctggaagagcaattagtgctcttaaccactgagccatctcttagccCCAAAACGCCAGTCTAATTTCTTTACAAAGAAAATCACTAGGAGATGTAAGTTCTTATCTTAGAAATGCAGTGTCGCAAGTGGCACACACTTCCAAACAAGAGCTATTCTGTGTGGCTCTGCTACTCTGAATCTTCTGCCTCTGACAGACTGGGCCTGCAGCTCGAGGAGGGAACACCCTGGTGGCAGGGGTCAGGGCTTTGTTTGCCAGTGAGTGGCTGTGGCACTGTGCCTGGCAGGAACCACTTTTGAAAACACGCTTTTACTGAGCTCTACCCCAGGATTAAGATAGGAGTCAGGCAGAAGAAAAGCGCAGAAAGGGAGCAGGGGTGGGAAGAATATagtcacttcctgttctctcaccTCCTGGTTCAGGAAGTACTCAATGATGAGGCCCCACAAGTCAGTGAAGGACATGTTGTGGCCTCTGCTCTCCCAGGCCCTCTTTTCCCGGGAGTAGTATTCAAACTGCTTTGGAGACAGCATCCCTATTTTACTACTGCAGACCCGAGCCGAGGCATGTTCAATGGGGCCCTGCAAAGTCTTCTGGGACCAGGATGGATCCTTGAAGAGTGTAGAGATGCACCTGCAGATGGAAGAGGGGATGCCTGGGAGTTAGAGGACAGGcatcctctccccctcccacacacacaccccagttaTAAACACCTGCTATCCTGCTCCATCACTCAGATGTCCCTGGGACCCAGTCTCCTCTCTCACCCTGACCCTATGAAGGCAGGCACCCAGCCTTATATCAGAGACTCCCTCTGATCACCTGGACATTGTCACCCACCCATAGCTCACTTTTGCTCCATGCGCTACCCCATCTCACCAGGAAGACCCAGAAACCCCACTCAGGTAAGTCACAGCATCCAGAAGACCAAGTTCCTGCAGCCCAGCCAGGCTGCCGTACAGGGAAGTCATGGCTCTGGTTCCACCCCCAGAGCCTAACACAGCTACCACAGGTACCTGAAAACAGCAATAAATTGATAGCAACTGCACTGGGCTGTATTACTGCTTATCCATAGAAGGCATTGGCTTATCCACTGCCAAGTATTCGCTCATTGAATTTTCCCAGAAACCCAGTGAGCGCCCCCTCCCCATGTTACAGATGACAAAACTGATGTGTGAGGTCCCAGAACACTCTGAAGGCAGGGAAAACTGTAGGTTGATGGTTTTGTCActaggttggtgtcccaatctctCCACTTGAGGCCTTGCTTGGTTATAGAAGATGGTGGGTTCAGGCTCCATGTCCCCCATTACTAAGAGTCTTTGCTAGGGTTACTCTTAGATTCTGTGGAGTTTCCATTGTATTAAGTTCCAACTTGACCCTAAAATGCTCCCCCCATTCCAATCGTTCCTCCCGACTTAATCCCCCCTGTTCCCAGCACCACCTGCCCCCATTCCCTTATCCCCCATggaatctattctatttccccttcccagggagatccttgTGTCCCCCttaagccctccttgttacttagtttctctGGGTCTTGGAGGAGTCAACGACTGAGACTCATGGGGGCTTGCAGAGATC contains:
- the Pla2g4f gene encoding cytosolic phospholipase A2 zeta isoform X2, with protein sequence MPWTLQPKWLAGKGLPLLGAILLQKTEKKEPQWNHRRQETHPYYDLQVKVLRARNIQHTDKLSKADCYVQLWLPTASFSPTQTRTVVNCNDPEWNETFHYQIHGAVKNVLELALYDKDVLDSDKIFSLLFDLSTLELGQPCTKSFTRQQDPKELEVEFTLERSQTPASEVITNGVLVAHPCLRIQGTVTGDKIASLGQFAQSSGLRQIQLAVPGAYEKPQPLQLTTEPGLPATFTFHVNPVLSPKLYIELKEKLQVLHIGPSDDLEAQTSKMDRASIVLSSLPLHQELTKPVDLEEGQQVTLRMKAEMSSSGDLDLRLGFELCDRELEFLDKRKQVASKALQRVMGLSEAPHCDQVPVVAVLGSGGGTRAMTSLYGSLAGLQELGLLDAVTYLSGVSGSSWCISTLFKDPSWSQKTLQGPIEHASARVCSSKIGMLSPKQFEYYSREKRAWESRGHNMSFTDLWGLIIEYFLNQEENPAKLSDQQEMVSQGQNPYPIYASINVHQNISGEDFAEWCEFTPYEVGFPKYGAYVPTELFGSEFFMGRLLQPWPEPRICYLQGMWGSAFAASLYEIFLKMGGSSLDFLDWHRDTVSVTDDWPKLQKQDPTRLPTRLFTPKSSFSQAVLDIFTSRFTCAQTFNFTQGLCLYKDYAASKDFVVSEDAWHSHEYGHPDACPNQLTPMKDFLSLVDGGFAINSPFPLILRPQRAVDLIVSFDYSLDAPFEVLQVTEKYCRDRGIPFPRIEVDPKDSEDPRECYLFVEAEDPCSPIVLHFPLVNRTFRTHLAPGVERQTAEEKAFGDFIINGPDTAYGMMDFTYKPKEFDRLVTLSRYNVLNNMETIRRALQLALDRRQAGGRVGD
- the Pla2g4f gene encoding cytosolic phospholipase A2 zeta isoform X1, whose amino-acid sequence is MVLPRLWPYCFSAMVKGVIAHKPSIFYSQTPASEVITNGVLVAHPCLRIQGTVTGDKIASLGQFAQSSGLRQIQLAVPGAYEKPQPLQLTTEPGLPATFTFHVNPVLSPKLYIELKEKLQVLHIGPSDDLEAQTSKMDRASIVLSSLPLHQELTKPVDLEEGQQVTLRMKAEMSSGDLDLRLGFELCDRELEFLDKRKQVASKALQRVMGLSEAPHCDQVPVVAVLGSGGGTRAMTSLYGSLAGLQELGLLDAVTYLSGVSGSSWCISTLFKDPSWSQKTLQGPIEHASARVCSSKIGMLSPKQFEYYSREKRAWESRGHNMSFTDLWGLIIEYFLNQEENPAKLSDQQEMVSQGQNPYPIYASINVHQNISGEDFAEWCEFTPYEVGFPKYGAYVPTELFGSEFFMGRLLQPWPEPRICYLQGMWGSAFAASLYEIFLKMGGSSLDFLDWHRDTVSVTDDWPKLQKQDPTRLPTRLFTPKSSFSQAVLDIFTSRFTCAQTFNFTQGLCLYKDYAASKDFVVSEDAWHSHEYGHPDACPNQLTPMKDFLSLVDGGFAINSPFPLILRPQRAVDLIVSFDYSLDAPFEVLQVTEKYCRDRGIPFPRIEVDPKDSEDPRECYLFVEAEDPCSPIVLHFPLVNRTFRTHLAPGVERQTAEEKAFGDFIINGPDTAYGMMDFTYKPKEFDRLVTLSRYNVLNNMETIRRALQLALDRRQAGGRVGD